From Ptiloglossa arizonensis isolate GNS036 chromosome 10, iyPtiAriz1_principal, whole genome shotgun sequence, the proteins below share one genomic window:
- the Fuctc gene encoding alpha-(1,3)-fucosyltransferase C — protein sequence MVVDERLRKVAITRTTRRVRLRRGESRSFERNANCLAIRRVSFVRSKGVRSRVALPGQRGTKIETIDEVRGASECRERLERTTRFEMTSRSFDKYVLIGFSTFAFLFYVAIFRSPEYRAVSRVRGTTKKILFWNTMFGDETFYMGKGDIFRGCPVNDCYATRNRSYANPLDFDAVLFHGNEIDLEDLPSERSPRQRYVFANLESPANRRLTNRFLETYFDTTMTYRLDSDVPWTFGSVLDASTDRIVAPLRNTEWTKIYEDSGNREEDRANPEPSGTIRAKTKPIAWFVSNCFSMSGREKYVFELSKYIRVDIYGKCGRYSCPRNRDCFNDVAEPNYFFYLSFENSLCEDYVTEKLYNALRYNVVPIVYGGANYTSFAPPRSYIDALEFDSPKDLAEHLKRLIENPHQYQKHLDWKNYYKIDGSNHRVACKLCEFLHENRKPRRFDLLSDWYSWYSCPLQSILSREKYATRTSVAAARTRDRDARRN from the exons ATGGTCGTCGACGAGCGTTTGCGCAAGGTCGCGATAACGCGTACCACCCGTCGCGTACGGTTACGCCGCGGCGAGTCGCGTTCCTTCGAAAGGAACGCCAATTGTCTCGCGATTCGCCgcgtatcgttcgttcgttcgaaaggcGTGCGTTCTCGGGTAGCGTTGCCCGGCCAACGAGGGACCAAAATCGAGACAATCGACGAGGTTCGCGGCGCGTCCGAATGTAGAGAGAGACTCGAGCGGACCACCCGGTTCGAGATGACGTCGCGGAGTTTCGACAAGTACGTCCTGATCGGTTTCTCGACGTTCGCGTTCCTCTTCTACGTCGCGATCTTTCGCTCGCCCGAGTACCGAGCGGTGTCGCGCGTCCGCGGAACGACCAAGAAGATACTGTTCTGGAACACGATGTTCGGCGACGAGACGTTTTACATGGGAAAAGGCGACATTTTCCGCGGTTGTCCCGTGAACGATTGTTACGCGACGCGCAACAGAAGTTACGCGAACCCGCTGGATTTCGACGCGGTTCTGTTCCACGGGAACGAAATCGATCTCGAGGATTTGCCGAGCGAGAGGAGTCCGCGGCAGCGGTACGTTTTCGCGAACCTGGAGAGCCCGGCCAACCGACGGCTCACCAACCGCTTCCTCGAGACGTACTTCGATACCACGATGACCTACAGATTGGACAGCGACGTTCCATGGACGTTCGGTAGCGTCCTGGACGCGAGCACCGACCGAATCGTCGCTCCTCTTCGGAACACCGAGTGGACGAAAATCTACGAGGATTCAG GCAACCGGGAAGAGGATCGAGCCAATCCCGAGCCGAGCGGGACGATCCGTGCCAAGACGAAACCGATCGCGTGGTTCGTGAGCAATTGCTTCTCGATGAGCGGTCGGGAGAAATACGTGTTCGAGCTCTCCAAGTACATACGCGTGGACATTTACGGGAAATGCGGACGGTACTCTTGTCCTCGTAACCGAGACTGTTTCAACGACGTCGCGGAGCCGAACTACTTCTTCTACCTCTCCTTCGAGAACTCCCTCTGCGAGGATTACGTAACCGAGAAGTTGTACAACGCGCTCAG atacaacgtgGTGCCGATCGTTTACGGAGGCGCCAATTACACCTCCTTCGCACCGCCGCGATCCTACATAGACGCTCTCGAATTCGACTCGCCGAAAGATCTCGCCGAACACTTGAAGCGATTGATCGAGAATCCGCACCAGTACCAAAAGCACCTCGACTGGAAGAACTACTACAAGATCGACGGGAGTAACCATCGCGTTGCTTGCAAACTCTGCGAGTTCCTTCACGAGAACCGGAAACCGCGAAGGTTCGATCTTCTCTCGGATTGGTACAGTTGGTACAGTTGTCCTCTGCAGAGTATTTTGAGCCGCgaaaaatacgcgacgcgaacgagcGTCGCGGCGGCGAGGACGCGCGATCGGGACGCCCGGAGAAATTAG